In [Phormidium] sp. ETS-05, the genomic window GCGGGGTCTAATGACCGCTGCACTTGCTGCATGAGATATTCCACTTTGGCGTTGCTTTCGGCATATAAGCGGCCAAAATACCGCCCTTTCTGAGACAGATACATGACGGGGATGCGGCGGTGTAATGCCAAAGAAACCGCTCCATGAGACATATTGCAACAACCAAATAGCACGATATGACTGACGCGATTGGCGGGTACTTTTACCCGTTCTTCTCGGTGATAAGATACGACAAATTGCTGGTTTTTGGCGCTCAGGTAGGCGCCTTGGTCGGTGATATATAATGTGGTCATCAAATCACTCCAGAGATGTTCAGACTTGGCCACGGGAAACCGCACTGGCTTGAGGCTGCAAGCCAGGGGAGGACGGGAAACTATGGCTCGTTTCTTTTGCACTCGCTTCCGATAGGGAAAACCGGAGGGAGATAGCACCCATTCCCCGGTTTTTGGCGCTGGCGGCGGTGGGGGATAAACTTGTCCCTGAAAAAACCGGTAGCCGAGGAAGATAAACTCGTCATCGGGACTGTAAATCTGGGTTTTTTGCGGTTGCAATTGCAGGTATAATTCAGCCAACCATTCTCGGACTCGTTCTAAGGCTCGATTTGCTTGCAACCAGTCGCCAGAGGCGATGGCAAAATCGTCGCCATAGCGGACTAAATTTAGTCCGGCTGCTAAGCAACGGCGGTCAAATTCGGTGAGGTAGAGATTGGCTAGGGCTCCTGATAGGATGGCTCCTTGCAAAACGCCTTTGCCGAAGTTGTGATATTGCCCGCGAATTACGATTCCGGCGGCGATTTGCTGTTGCAGCAGTCGGGTTAATATGGGTTCGAGCTGCAGTTGGTCTAGCTGGGTGAGTAATAGAGCCCAATTGAGGTTATCGAAAAATTGGGCAATATCGGCTTTGAGTACCCAGCAGGGTTGGAATTGGTAGTAGGAATAGAGATGACGAACGGCGATTTGGATACCGCGTCCGGGACGGTATGCGTAGCTGCAATGGAGGAAGGTTTCTTCCAAGGGCCAGTACAGTTCTTCGAGCAATAGTCGCTGGACGATGCGATCGCGGACGACGGGAACTCCGACTAAGCGTTTGCCCCCAGAGGATTTGGGTAAGTAGAAGCCTTTGGCGGGCAATGGGAGATAGGTTTCTTGTTGCAGATGTTGCTGCATCTGGGGGATTTGGAGATGCAGTTGGTCTTGGAACCAATCGACGGTGACGCGATCGACCCCGGCGATCGGGGACCCCCGGCGCACTTGTTGCCAAGCTGCCATGAGCAGGTTTTCGGTAAATTCCATAGAGACCTGGAAAATGCCTACATTTCCAGTGTCCTAGGGGGTTATTTGCGTTCTTATGCGAGTACGCCGAGGGACTATATGACTTTTGTATGACTTTTGCTGGTCCAGTCGGGTGGGCAGTACCCTGCCCACCCTACGAACTGCCTTGTGCTATATATCGAAAAATTATCGCTTGTAGGGGCACGGCGTCATTAATATTTGGCTGTTGACCGAAATACTTATAATGCCGTGCCCCCCACGTCACTGGGGGCACGGCATTATAAGTATTTCTCGTTTACCCAATATCTTGATGACGCCGTGCCCCTACCAAGATTACAGTCCGGTGGGTAGGGTGGGCAGGGTACTGCCCACCCTACAATCCTTTGCTACTTGATGACGCCGTGCCCCTACCAAGATTACAGTCCGGTGGGTAGGGTGGGCAGGGTACTGCCCACCCTACAATCCTTTGCTACTTGATGACGCCGTGCCCCTACCAAGATTACAGTCCGGTGGGTAGGGTGGGCAGGGTACTGCCCACCCTACAATCCTTTGCTACTTGATGACGCCGTGCCCCTACCAAGATTACAGTCCGGTGGGTAGGGTGGGCAGGGTACTGCCCACCCTACAATCCTTTGCTACGATAAGAAAATGGTTTCCACATCAGAGGTTGGGATATGGCGGGTCGCTCCCTTTGTGCTGGCTCGGCGGGTCAGAAGAAAGCAGAACTAGCCTTGAAACGTAAACAACTAACGCAAACGGCTTTGGTGAAGGAGCGGGGAATTGCTTCTTGGACGACGGTGAGTAAGTTTTTTAATGGCGGACCGGTTGACCGCATCATATTCCAGGAGATTTGCCATGTTCTGGACTTGGACTGGGAGGAGATTGCGGGGGTATCGGAGGAGTGGGAACCGGAACCGGAACCGGAGGAGGCGACTGGGGAACTGCTGGAGGCGGTGTGGCGGTGTGGGGCTCGATCGCGTCTTGCCTTGGACCCTTATATTTTAACCACTATTCGCCGGGAGGGGGTGCTGGAAAAGTGCCTGCAGCAAATTCGCCTGGGACTGGGGGGAAAACAGCGGGTAGTACCGATTTTGGGAGCGGCGGGGTATGGTAAAAGTACGATTTTGGGGATGATTTATGATGAATTGCGCCAACAGATGGCTCTAGAGGGCTGGATTGCTTTGGTGCGATGCGATGATTTGGTACAATCGGCGGATAGATGGGCCGAGGAGTTGGGAGCGAAGGCGAGCGATCGGCCTTTGACGATGATAGAAATCGCCCAACAATTGACAGCACAGCGGGGACGGGGAGTCTTATTAATCGATACATTAGATATTGTGCTGACCAAACCCCTGGTGCCGGTATTTCGCCAGATGGTATTGCAACTGCTAGAATGCGGTACTACCGTAGCCTTTACCTGTCGTGATAACGATTATGCCGAATTTTTCGAGCCTTATCACGAAAGTTTTGCTGGATTTCGGGAGAGTGTGGCTGATGGCTGTAAAGTCACCCAATTTACCCCCGAAGAGGTGAGATTGGCGGCTCAGGCTTTTGCGAGTCTGCAACCAGAATATCCTACGGAAGCGAGCCAGATTGCTTTTGCGGAAAAGATTCTGGCTTTGTCAGCCGATCGGGTATCTTTGGCGGAAATTGCGGCTAATCCTTTGCTCCTAGCGCTTTTGTGTGAACTATTCGCGGCGGCTCAAATTGTGCCAGAAGATTTAACCGTCAGCCAACTATATGAAATTTACTGGGATTGGAAAATTGCCAAATCCCGCCATCACCAACAATCTCGACGCATCGGCAAAGCCAAGGAAAAATTATGTTTATTTATCGCGGAAACATTATATCATAATTCTGGGGATAAATTGCGGGATTTTATCTATGAAACCAGCTTAGACTTAGCCACGGATATAGATTTTGATGCTTACAGTGCTTTGCTCAGCGATGGGGTGTTGAAGGAACTGGGGAGCGATCGGATTGGTTTTTTCCATCAAACCTTCCTAGAATATACCGTGGCGCGCTGGCTGAATGCCACCCCATCAGGAGAACAAATCCAAACCCAGATTCTCAGTCATTTGCAAACTGGCAACACCGCAGTCATCCCCTATTATATTTGGCCGATTTGGCGCAACTTTCTCACTCTTGTGGAAACTGACAAGTTTGATTATATATACAATCACATTAATTTGAGTGAAATTTTGCCATTTCGCTCCCTAGCTTTTGCCGCCGTTTCCCGCCCAGAACCAGAATCAGCCGAGATATTATCGCCCCTATTTGCCATTGCCAAAGACCGAGAATATACTTATAACGAAGCCTTATTAATTGCTGCCAATTCTGCCCCGAAACGACATGAACCGGCGGTATGGGCAATGATGGTGCAATTTTTAGCCACTGTGGGCAAAGAACTGGTGAATAAAGCGATCGATATCGCCGCCAATTTGGTTGCCCAAAGCGAGGAAGCAGGAAAATTTACTGCCGCCGTGAAGGCATTAAATGACAATCCATTAATCCAAGCAGATGTGAATAGTCGCCATCATCTCTGGGGTAAGTTTCTCAGCGAATACTATGGCATTATCCGCAGCCAAGGCAGGGCGATCGACCCAGAAATCCTCGCCATTCTCCAACAACAATATGCCGACTTTGGCAGCAAAGCTCGCGCCATAGTTATCGATTTATACCTCACTCCCGGCATTCCCCAAGCCGTGCAGCGAGATTTTCTCCTCACCATCATTCATATAAATCCTGCCAATAACTCTTTCACGGAAAAGACCAATGCTATCACCTTAGTCTCAAAACTATTGCCCGACCTGCTAGCATCTGGAGAGTCCCCTTGCGGCGATTCCTACTTGAGCCTGTTGGCAGCTCCCTTACAACCAGAATGGCTTGGGGTTATGGCTGCAGCCGTGGGAGAACGAGCCGCCACTGACCCAATTTTAACAGAAAATATCGTCAGCCAATTATTTGACCCCAAGGCATCAGAAATATCCAAATCCTTTAACCGCAGTATTATCCTAGCCTTACAAGCTGCGATTCAAAGCGGTGGAGCCGATATGGTAGCAGAAACACTATTAAAAAGGCAGATAGAAACAATTGGAGCCAATCACATTTCCACCCTTGGTATGATTGTGAGAACCTTAGCCGGAGAGGGATTAGAAACCAGTCCCATAACCACCGCCCTCGCCATCAAATTAGCCGTATGGGTGCAACCAATTGTCGCCCAATATCCGGTAGAATTAATCCGGGTGATGGATGCCCTGGCGGTGAAGTCAACCTCAGTGCAAACTATGCTGGGGGACTTGCTAGAAACTTTGCTCGATGAACTAGAACCAAAAACAGCCCATCAAATCTGCAAGAAATTAGCTTGTATTCCGCCACAGCTCGTTCCCTACCTGCAACGCCACAGCCAAATCAAAGAAGCCCGCATCGCCCTGCTGAAATTATATCAGCAGCAAGCCTCTGCCGACCCAGAGATTATCCCAGAAATCATTAAATTTTGTCGCGATGTGTCTCAAGATGTGGCCAAAGATGCCTCGTGGCTGGTTCTGGGTTTTGCCCGGGAGCGAAAACCGATTCCCCTAGCATCCCTGCTGCCAATTTTGAGCAATTCTCCGGTAATTGGCGTCCGGCAAAATTGCCTGCAAGCAATTATCGAGAGTGAATGCTCAAGCCGTTACTCCTGCAGAAATCGCTCAAGTATTGGCGGCGATTAGCCAAGAAACGGCGCCGGAAGTGTTACAATTAGCGTATAAACTGACTACAGCGGCGATTTGGAACCATCCCGGGGGGGAAAAAACCCTGGAATGGGAGATTGCCTCGGCTATATTTGGCTTAACTCGCTCGGTGGTGGCGACAGCTCCGGGGATGACTGTGGATTCGATCGCCAATGGAGCGATAACTGCATTTAATCAAATTGGCTTATTAGAAGACACCCGCCTAATTCCCGAACTCACAGAATGTAGCCGCCAGTTATTGCGAGCTGTGGATATTCGCGGCAAAATCGATAAACTGGTGGTGACGGGGTTACTGAACACCTTGGCGAAATTTGACCCGCAGTTATTGGCGAAAATGGTAGAGGAAGATTTAGAGACGAATGGCCAAATATTACCGATTGCCAATCAGCAAGCCTTGGTAGTTGCCATTTCCCATAACCAAGGTTATTCCTCGCCTCTATTGGATTTAATGTTAGCTCATCCCAGGGTGTCGGAAGAAACTAAAAGCCGCATTCTCCAGCAACGTCATTTGTAAATCGCAGCCCATTTCAACAGATGACAAAGAAACCGAGTTTCTCCAGAGATTTCTCGTCATCAATCGAGTTCTGTAGGGTGGGCAGCACTGCCCACCCTACTGCGGCTCAATAGTAACGTTTTTTTAAGTTGACCTACTTATGAGCAATTTTCCAGTTATTGGCGTGTCGGCAAAATTACCTGCAAGCAAGCCGTCATAGAAAGGTTATTAAATCATCCTCGTAAAAGTCTTGATTGTCAAAATCTGTGGGGGCTGTTAGCTCTTTATCCCCAGCATAATCTGCAATGGCTTTTTGGGCAGCTTGTGACAGGTTTTCCCGGTTCCAAGCTAGTTTGGCTTGGACTTCATCGGCGGTTAATAGTCGTGAGGGACGCTGAACTGGGTTAGTTGCTTGGAGCATCAGTTGTAGTTGTAGTAGTTGTAGTAGTAGGGTGGGCAGTGCCTGACTTCACCTGTGATAACCAGTAGCAGTAGTTTTGGCACTGCCCACCCTACAGAATTCTACAGAACTCTCGGTTCATCCAGAAACCGGGTTTCTTAACCTGGTCTTGGTTGAGAACCCACGGTTATTGCAGAAACCCGGTTTCTCTGGCAGGTTTATGCACAAATACCCTACGAGGTAATAAACCGGCGTAAATCCAGATTTAATGGACAGTCAGGATTGACGGGTAATGGGGTAATATCAATCTCGCCGGGAGTGTGGGTATTCGGGACAAAACGGGAGACCATACGGGAATTGGCTTCGTGACTGTTGATGGGTAAAGTAGTCCAATATGTCCCCGTGGGGTCGGTGGCGTAAAGACTGCAACCACCGATCGAACGTTTCGTCAGCACATCCACAATGTCAAATTGTAGGGGGACGTGAGGGGCGATCGCTGGATGGAGTTGATAAGCGAATTTGCGGGCTCGATACCGCACTCCCGCCACATATTCTCCCGCTATTCCTGTGGGTTGCAACGGGAGAGGATAGCCGTTGCAAGTGACAGTATAGCGTCCTAAACCGCTACCGCTTAACCGCACTTGGGCTCGGTCCATTGATGAGTCAACATAACGAGCCGTACCAATTCCCAAGGCTTCTTCTCCCAAGACGTGCCAGGGTTCTATAGCATGGCGGATTTCTAATTTTACGCCATCACAGACAATTTCGCCATAGATGGGGAAACGGAAGGCAAAAAAGGGATCAAACCATTCTAATTTGAAATTGTAACCCGCTTCCTGTAAGTCCGTGATGACTGATTGCAAGTCCGCTTTTATATAGTGGGGGAGCAAAAAGCGATCGTGCAAAGTTGGACCCCAGCGGATAAAATTATGGCGATAAGGTTGCTGCCAAAACCGCGCCACCAAAGTCCGCACCAACAGCCCCAAAACCAAACTCATATGCGGATGCGGAGCCATAGAAAAACTTCTGAACTCCAGCAAACCCAACTGCATTTTCGGAGTTGCCACCGGATAAAGTTTATCGATGCAAAAAGCCGCCCTGTGAGTATTCCCCGTCACATCAATGAGTAAATCACGTAACATCCGGTCAATCAACCACGGCGGTGGCGGTGGATTTTCCACATTTTCCAACTGGTGAAACGCAATTTCTAACTCATATAAACTCTCGTGCCGAGCCTCATCCACCCGGGGAGATTGACTGGTTGGCCCCACGAATTCCCCAGAAAACAAATAAGACAAACTGGGGTGATGCTGCCAATAAGTAATCAAACTTTGCAACAAATCGGGACGACGCAAAAGAGGACTATCATTGGTAGTCACCCCGCCAATAGTCAGGTGAGAACCGCCGCCAGTAGAAACCGTCCGACCATCAAGAGTATATTTTTCCGTGCCCAAATCGCAGGCGGCGGCTTCTTCATACAAAATCGTGGTAATATCCACCAAAGAGGGCCAGTCACTAGCCGGGTGAATGTTCGCTTCTACCACTCCTGGGTCTGGGGTAATTTGAAATCCCTGTAAGCGGGGGTCAGTGGGAGGGAGAAAACCTTCTAACCGCACGGGATGATTTAGTTGTGCAGCGGTGTTTTCGATCGTAGCCACTAAATCCAAATATGCCCGCGTCCAGCCGATCGGCGGGATAAACACATACAGTTTCCCATGCCGTACCTCCACGCACAGAGCCACTCGGATGGAGTTTTTCGCCGTTACCTCACTATAATTTCCAGGCTTTCGACCCGCCGCCACTGCGAAAATATCCCCCAAAGGAGTAGAAAACTCATCAGATGTGAGCATCGGTTCCCATTGAATATCTTCCTCATCCGCCCAAGTGATAGAACTTAATGGCAAGCGGAACCCAGCGGAGGAGTCTCCAGGTACTAACTCTATCCGGGGTTTGGGCAAAACTAAGGGGCAAGTTATCCAAGGATAATCTGGGTTTTTGTTGCTCCAGAGTAAGGGTAAAACATAGGCGACGGGCTCTGGGTTATCGTTTTCCCATGCTTTAACGATACATTCGGGGGAAACGCCTAAATTTTCTGCTAAAGTGCGGATAAAGTCAGCCCCATCTTTTGACCCAAAGCCATAATCTTTCTCTTCTGTGGCGGTTAACTCTGGGTTGCGCCATACGGGGACGCCATCTCGCCGCCAATAACAGCCTAAAGCCCACCGGGGTAAGGGTTCGCCGGGATACCATTTGCCTTGACCGTAGTGTAACCAACCGCCGGGGGCAAAACGATCGCGCAGCCGTTGCAACAGCATACCCGATCGACGCAGTTTTTCCGGGCCGAGAGCATCCACCCGCCATTCCGGGGAGTCAAAATCATCCACTGCGACAAAAGTCGGCTCTCCTCCCATCGTCAAACCCACCTGATGCGCCTCTAACTCATCATCCACCGCTTTTCCCAGCGCATCAATAGCCAACCATTGCTCTTGAGTGTAAGGTTTACTCGTCTTAGGGACAGTATCCAAACGAGTCACCGAAAAAGAAAAACTAATCTCACTCTCGCAAGGTTCCGTAGTCCCCGAAACTGGAGCCGCTCTTTCCGGGGAAGCCGCGCAAGCCAGAGGGATATACCCCTCAGCGGTCAAAGCCCCCGACGTAGGGTCTAAACCCACCCATCCAGCTCCTGGTAAATATACCTCAACCCAAGCATGTAAATCAGCAGTATCCTCCGCGTCTTCCCCATCTGCTAGTTGAATAGCATAACCCGAAACAAACCGCGCAGCCAACCCCAAATGACGGAAAATTTGCACCAACAACCAAGCCATATCCCGACAGGAACCCCGTTTTTGCTCCAGAGTTTCCTCGCATGACTGTACTCCCGGTTCCCACCGGTGAGAATAGGTGATTTCCGCCTGGACTTTTCGCGCCACATCCAGGATATAATCAGTAATATACCCTTCGCTCTTATCCGTATTATCCAGCCATGCCTGCAGTAACTTACCCGCCGGTTCAGTTTGCAAGAAAGGTTCTAGCTCTGGCAGCAGGATATCTTCATAAGTAAACGGATAATTGCTGGCGTACTGTTCCACTAAGAAAGCAAAAGCATTGAGCGGTTTAATTTCCGCAATAATATCCGTATCGAGCTGTAAAAATTTAGTGCGGTAGGGGAAATTCAACCTGGCCATGTAATTTCCCGCCACATCTTGCCGCCAATAAATGCTATGGTCTGGGGGAGAAACTTGCAGAGAATAACTGTGAATAGTTGCTTGAGAATGGGGGGTAGGTCGCAGACGCACCACTTGAGGACCTAAAAATACATCTTCACTGTAGCGATAAATTGTTTGGTGATGCAGAGCAATTTTCACTGACATTTGTCCTTTGTCCTTTGTCCTTTGTCCTTGGTCATTGGTCATCTGTCATTTGTCCTTTGTCCTTTGTCCTTTGTTGACAAGTGACAAAGGACAAGTGACAAGTGACAAGTGACAAGTGACAAATGACCAATGAATTAACTTAATTTATGACCGCAATGGCCACAAAACTTATCGGTCTCTTGCGCTGGCGAGCCGCATTGGGAGCAGAATTTACTTTTCGGTTGCACATTCTCCGATGTGGGAGCATTCCCCATACCCATCTGCATATTTCCCATCCGCATTTGCATGGGGTTCATGTTCATTTCCATATCCCCCATTTTCATCGGCTGCATCGGCTGCATCGGCTGCATCGGCTGCATCGGCTGCATCGGCTGCATCGGCTGCATCGGCTGCATTGGTTCCATTGAAGGCTGGGATACCGCTGCGGTTTGCTGCACCTGCAACTGTTGCGCATTGCTCATACTGGGAGACCCACTCATCACCCCCATACTGTTGCCTTGTACTTGGATGAAATGGGTTGCCGCTGCCGAGTGAATACGTATCAAAAAGCCGCTAGCAATGCGGAAAATACTTGGTGCAGAAGTCCAGCCACCAGTAGTAAAACCGCTACTCGCTTGCTGCTGCTGACCGGCATTGCTGCTGGAAAGAGTGATAATTGTTTGATTTCCCTGATTCTCCAGATAAACCCGCTGGCCGTTGCCTAGGTCACACGCATAAGCCATAATGACGCCTCTAGCCAAATTCAATCTGCATGAAAAAATAATTTTCGCTGTTCCTCTACGCAACAGAAACGAAAATCCATTTTTCCATGCCGTGACTAGAATTGTACGCTAATTTCAGACCCCTAAATGTTCAATATACGCAATTAGGCAAAAATTAACAATTTATTCCAAATTTGTCCAATGTCATTTGTCATTTGTCCCAAGTCCAATGTCATTTGTCATTTGTCCCAAGTCATCCCCCCTCTCCCTCCCCCCGGACAAAAAAAGATATTCCTCTGACCCCCCCCTTTCAAAGGGGGTAGGGGGATAAAGGGGGTTGGGGGGATGGAGAGGCGATGCACTGAGCGCCGTCGAAGTGGGACGGGGGTGAGGCTTTAGGGGGACGGGGGGGGACTGGGGGACGGGGGGACGGGGGGACAATTGTCAATTATCAATTATCAAAGGACAAAGGACAAAGGACAAAGGACAAAGGACAAAGGACTTTTGACCCAATTCACTCCAGAGTTTCATTGACTGGGAAGCGATCGAGCAGAGCCATTGCGCGATAGGCGTTGGCGCGCACGTCGTCGGAAATATGGGGGACGTGGGGAATTTGGGAGAGAAAGTCGAGAGTGCGGCGGAGGATGCGCACTACGTCGCCTTCATCTAAACTGGTTTCGGCACAGAGGGCGAACCACTCCACCCCCAAGGCCCATTGTTCCACTATGGCGATTAAATCCCGCTCTAACCACACTGGGAGGGCCACATCGTGACGGTGTTGCACTTGGAACAGCTTGCGGCGGATGCTTTGTAAACCGCTCAATACCCGATCGACCTCTTCTGACAGCTCATAGCGAGTCCAAGTATTAGGACGGGAAACCTCCGTCACCAAAGCCGCGCAGACAGCGGCAAACTGGTGGGGTTCGAGCCGCTCCAACCAGCCAGACATCAGGGCCAGCCCCAACCATAACTCATTATCGCCACGAATGGC contains:
- a CDS encoding zinc ribbon domain-containing protein: MAYACDLGNGQRVYLENQGNQTIITLSSSNAGQQQQASSGFTTGGWTSAPSIFRIASGFLIRIHSAAATHFIQVQGNSMGVMSGSPSMSNAQQLQVQQTAAVSQPSMEPMQPMQPMQPMQPMQPMQPMQPMQPMKMGDMEMNMNPMQMRMGNMQMGMGNAPTSENVQPKSKFCSQCGSPAQETDKFCGHCGHKLS
- a CDS encoding DUF2126 domain-containing protein, which codes for MTNDQGQRTKDKGQMSVKIALHHQTIYRYSEDVFLGPQVVRLRPTPHSQATIHSYSLQVSPPDHSIYWRQDVAGNYMARLNFPYRTKFLQLDTDIIAEIKPLNAFAFLVEQYASNYPFTYEDILLPELEPFLQTEPAGKLLQAWLDNTDKSEGYITDYILDVARKVQAEITYSHRWEPGVQSCEETLEQKRGSCRDMAWLLVQIFRHLGLAARFVSGYAIQLADGEDAEDTADLHAWVEVYLPGAGWVGLDPTSGALTAEGYIPLACAASPERAAPVSGTTEPCESEISFSFSVTRLDTVPKTSKPYTQEQWLAIDALGKAVDDELEAHQVGLTMGGEPTFVAVDDFDSPEWRVDALGPEKLRRSGMLLQRLRDRFAPGGWLHYGQGKWYPGEPLPRWALGCYWRRDGVPVWRNPELTATEEKDYGFGSKDGADFIRTLAENLGVSPECIVKAWENDNPEPVAYVLPLLWSNKNPDYPWITCPLVLPKPRIELVPGDSSAGFRLPLSSITWADEEDIQWEPMLTSDEFSTPLGDIFAVAAGRKPGNYSEVTAKNSIRVALCVEVRHGKLYVFIPPIGWTRAYLDLVATIENTAAQLNHPVRLEGFLPPTDPRLQGFQITPDPGVVEANIHPASDWPSLVDITTILYEEAAACDLGTEKYTLDGRTVSTGGGSHLTIGGVTTNDSPLLRRPDLLQSLITYWQHHPSLSYLFSGEFVGPTSQSPRVDEARHESLYELEIAFHQLENVENPPPPPWLIDRMLRDLLIDVTGNTHRAAFCIDKLYPVATPKMQLGLLEFRSFSMAPHPHMSLVLGLLVRTLVARFWQQPYRHNFIRWGPTLHDRFLLPHYIKADLQSVITDLQEAGYNFKLEWFDPFFAFRFPIYGEIVCDGVKLEIRHAIEPWHVLGEEALGIGTARYVDSSMDRAQVRLSGSGLGRYTVTCNGYPLPLQPTGIAGEYVAGVRYRARKFAYQLHPAIAPHVPLQFDIVDVLTKRSIGGCSLYATDPTGTYWTTLPINSHEANSRMVSRFVPNTHTPGEIDITPLPVNPDCPLNLDLRRFITS
- the cas1 gene encoding CRISPR-associated endonuclease Cas1 — encoded protein: MEFTENLLMAAWQQVRRGSPIAGVDRVTVDWFQDQLHLQIPQMQQHLQQETYLPLPAKGFYLPKSSGGKRLVGVPVVRDRIVQRLLLEELYWPLEETFLHCSYAYRPGRGIQIAVRHLYSYYQFQPCWVLKADIAQFFDNLNWALLLTQLDQLQLEPILTRLLQQQIAAGIVIRGQYHNFGKGVLQGAILSGALANLYLTEFDRRCLAAGLNLVRYGDDFAIASGDWLQANRALERVREWLAELYLQLQPQKTQIYSPDDEFIFLGYRFFQGQVYPPPPPAPKTGEWVLSPSGFPYRKRVQKKRAIVSRPPLACSLKPVRFPVAKSEHLWSDLMTTLYITDQGAYLSAKNQQFVVSYHREERVKVPANRVSHIVLFGCCNMSHGAVSLALHRRIPVMYLSQKGRYFGRLYAESNAKVEYLMQQVQRSLDPAFTRTQAEAIVAAKLHNSRALLLKLNRRRPNDAATIAIEMLASLMEKLSLAESMDALRGYEGKAATVYFQGFGSLFTGHFAFETRTKRPPTDPVNSMMSLGYTLLSQNVHSFVNLAGLHPHFGNLHVPRDNHPALVSDLMEEFRAQVVDSFVAYLVNSRILTPDDFTNPDERNGVYLQPHALKKYLKHWEEKLLLEITHPHTQYKVSLKRCIELQVREYIACLVGEVPIYRPMRWDK